In the Acidobacteriota bacterium genome, CCGTCGCCGGGAGCCTGCTCGCCGACCTGGGGGGACGGCTGGCCGACCCGCGCCTGCGAGTGGGAGGATCCCAACCGTGAGCGCCGAACGTCGCCGCGGAGCCGCGCTGGCGCTCGGCCTGTCGCTGCTGGCTCTGCTCGGCACCGTCAGCCTGGGGTCGGTGCTGCTTTCCATCGACCCCCTGACAATCCGCACAGACCGGATTCTTTCCCCGCCTTCCCTCGATCACCCCCTGGGTACCGACCAACTGGGGCGGGATCTTCTGTCCCGGTTGCTGGCCGGCGGACGACCGAGTTTCCTCGCCGGCCTGGTCGCCACCGCCATGGCCCTGACCCTGGGGGTGGGGCTGGGCACCCTGGCCTCGCGCGCCCCGATCTGGCTCGACACTCTGCTGAGCCGGGGAACCGATCTGGTCTACGCCTTCCCCGCCCTGATCGGAGCCATGGTGCTCATCGGCCTGCCGGAAAGTCACCCCTTCATGGCGTTGCCCCAGGGCATGCGGGTCGGTCTGGTGGTCGGCCTCTTCTCGTGGCCCATGATCTACCGTTTCGTGCGCCTGGAAGTACGGCGGCAACTGGGCTCGGACCGGCACGTGGCCGCCCTGGCCGCGGGGGCAGGCCCCCTGCGGGCTCTCGGACTTCACCTGCTGCCCCAGGCCCTGGCCCCGGCCCTGGTCCCCGCGAGTTTCATCGCAGGGAGCACGATTCTCGTCGAGGCCGCCCTGGGCTTCCTCGGCCTGGGCGTCCGCCCTCCCGAACCTTCCTGGGGCAATCTCTTGCGGGACGGCATGGCCCATGTGGACAGCGCCTGGTGGATGGTCCTCTTCCCCGGCCTGGCCGTCTTCCTGGCCGTCCTCGCCTTCCAGTTGATCGGCGAAGGACTCGCTCGCCCCCGGGCGGAGGGGATCCGCTGATGGCGGCCGTCCCGGACCCCGCGAAAGTCGCCCGCCAAGTGATCCTGGCCCTGGCGCTGGCCGCCGCCGGAGCGGGCGGGCTGAGCGCCGCTTTCGCCCCCCGGATGGTCACGATCCAGGGGCGCAGCATGCTGCCCACCCTCCACCCCGGGGACCGGGCGCTGGCCCTGGGGCCCCCGGGCATCACACGGTTCATCTCGGCGGGCGACCTGGTGCTGGCGGAGGTGCCCGGGCGACGGCCGGGCCATCGCGACCTAGTCATCAAGCGGGTGGAGCGGGTCCTGTCCACGCCTCAAGGCCGCTTCTTCCGCCTGGCCGGCGACAATCGCGCCCGGAGCCGGGATTCGCGGCGCTTCGGAGCGCTGCCGGCAGCAGCCCTGCGGGGCCTGGTGATCTGGCGTTGGGCTCACTCCCCGAGGGCGGGCAGTCGCCCGGCGGAACCGGCGGGGCGGTAGCCTTCCAGGTCCACGGCCACCTTCTCGAAGCCGGCCTGGCGCACCAGGGCCGCCACCCGCTGACGTGTCTCGGGGGCGAGCAGTCGTTCGAGTTCGTCCCGCCCCACCTCGATACGGGCCAGGGTGCCGTGATCCCGCACGCGCACCTGCCGGAACCCCATGGCCAGCAACCCGTCCTCGGCCGCCTCGATGCGGGCCAGACGACCGGGAGTGACCCGCTCACCCACCTCGACCCGGGACGAAAGGCAGGCGGAGGCGGGCTTGTCCCAGACCTCCAACTGGTAGCGCCGCGCCAGCTCTCTCACCTCTTTTTTGGTCAGGCCGACCTCGATCAGCGGGGCGCTCACCCCTCCCTCCTCCGCCGCCCGCATGCCCGGGCGGTCGTCCCCCAGGTCCTCGGGCACGGCACCGTAGGCCAGATGCGCGCCCCGCCGGCTGGCGTAGGGCCGCAAGGCCTCGACCAGGGCGCTGCGACACCAGTAACAGCGATCACCGGCATTCGAAAGATAACGTTCATCTTCGAACTCCCGGGTCTCGAGGATCTCCAGGCGTACGCCCATCGCCCGAGCCATCCGTTCGGCGATGACCCGCTCCCGCCGCGGGAGAGAAGGCCCGACGGCCAGGGCTGCCACCACGTCGTCACCCACCTCGTCCACGGCGACACGGGTCAAAAGGGCGCTGTCCACCCCCCCCGAGTAGGCCACCACGAGGGGACGGTGATCTCGGATCCAGGCCCGCAGCAACTCCAGTTTCGCGTCGATTCCCCGCCGATCCGGCTCGGGCTTGTTCATTTCAGTCCTCTCTCGTGCGCCATCGCCCTCTTCGGGCTTCCCGGGGCCCCGCAGGCGGAACCGATGACGCTCCGGCGCAGACGCCGGAGCCGCCGCAGGTACCATAACCCGCTCCCTCGCCACGGGCAGCCCGCACGCCCGGCGCGGGCCTTGCCGGGACGGCCCCTGCGGTACCCCCGTCACGGCCCTTTGCGGGGCCGGATCCGCAAGAACGGCTAAAGTGGCGCCCATCCAACAGTTCGCTCCCCGCCCCCCCGAAAATCGCCTGAAACCAAAGGGTTTTCAACCTCGACAACGCCGTCAATCTCCCTTGACGCGGACTGGCCATCATCGTAGCTTCTCGGCGCCTTGACGTCTGTCCGGGCGCGAGCGCCACGGGTCCCGCGTGGCCGCCGCTCCCAAGACAGGTGGTCCGTGTCCCACCGGGCTCCTACCGGGTCCGGTGCCGTTGTTGCCCGCCCCGGAGGGGGGTGGGAGTTCACAATCCGCTGTTCTCCTGGAGGAGGAGGTCATGCACGAACGGTCGGCAGCCCTGAAATGGATGATGATCATCCTGTGTATCGGGGCGCTGTCTCTGTCCAGCGTGGTGGCGACATCCACCACCCCCAGTCCTTCGCCGAAGCAGGTGACGGCTCGCGAAGAGGGTCCGAATCAGCCGACCCTTTTCCCGCGCACCGTCGCCTGGTGGCCCTATACCAGCGGCCCCCACTACGGCGACCTGCCCCTGGCTTCGATGCGCGACAACAATGTCCTGCGCACCGCGGTGGGCAGCTTCCGCATCGGCGAGGACCTTGCGCTTCCCGCTGATCTCACCGGTAACCTCAGTGGCCTGGCGACTGGCGCCAAGCAGTACTTCCTGGCCCAACTCCGGCCCTCGGCCCTGGCTCAACCTTTCGCCGAGACCCTGGCATCCCAGGGAGCGGAAATCGTTGGACAGGTTCCGGTCAACGGTCTGATCCTGCGTATGGACCAGGCGGCCTACGGCCTGGTTTCCTCGTCACCGCTGCTGCAGTTCCTCGAGCCCTACCACCCGGCCTACCGCATCGCTCCGACCGTGGGCACGGCCTGGGCAACGACGCCGGAGAAGGCGGCTTCGCCGATCTTCGACCTGCAGATCAACCTCTTCCCCGGCGAGGCCCTGCAGCCCGTCGTCCAGCGCCTGACCCAGTTGGGCGCCACCGTCACCAGTGCGACGATGGGCTCCCGCGGCGTCGTCAAGGTGCAGGCCAACGCCTCCCTGATTCCGCAGATCGCGCGGATCGAGGCCATCAGCTCCATCGCCGACGACGCGCCGGTGTTCCTGCACTCCGACAGCGCTCTCAACCATCAGAGCCGCACCGCCGATCTGGGTGACTTCACCTACTGGATCGTCGGTCTCGATGGTGACGGCCAGCGCATTCACGTCACCGACTCCGGCCTCTCCGTCGATGCCGCCGATTTCGCCGACACGAGCGCGGATTCCGGCTGGACCGGCGGCACCGGTTGCCACGTGCTTGCCGATCACCGCAAGGTGATCTGCTACCGCACGGCCGCCGACTTCGGTGGCGGCGGCGACCTCTCGTCCTGCGACACCTCGGCCGACAACGGCGGACAGGGTACCCACGGGCAGGTTTCCAGCGGCGTCGCCACTGGTAACGCCACCCGCGGCGCCGTCCCCACCTCCGCGGCCCCGAGCCCGACGGACGACCCGAACGATCCCAACAAGACCTGGGTTCGTGATTTCGGCGCGGGCTTCTATACCGACGCCGACAACAATGGCCAGTTCTCCGAGTTGCGGGACACGGCCTTCGACGGCGTGGCCAAGGGTGCCCGGGTGGTTTTCTACGACGCCACCAGCGGCTGCCCCGAGTCGGGCGGTATTTCCGCCGGTAACGCGTTCCAGAACGTGGTGACCCCCTGGAACGACTACGATGCCAACATCCACAACTTCTCGTTCGGGTCGACTCCGGCGCCCAACACCGATCCGCTCTACACCACCGGCGCCTCCGACTACGACGACGCGATCTTCCAGAATCCGATCAATTTCGTCACCGTCAGCGCCGGTAACGAGGGCGCCAAGGAAACTTCAGGCACTTCCGCCAGCCCGGGTAACATCAGCAACGAAGCCTCGTGCAAGAACTGCGTGCCCGTCGGCGCCTCAGCGGGTCCGGCCTCCTTCGTCTGGAGCTTCAGCTCGGAAGGTCCCTCTGCCGGCTCCCGTCTGCGCGTCGCTCCCCTGCTGATGGCCGAAGGCTCCGATTACGCCTGCTTCGGTCCTGAAGAGGGCCCCGGAGTGCCCGAGAACCAGACCGGCGCCGCCGGCTGCACCCAGCAGTCCAGCTCCGGTACGTCGTTCTCCGCCCCCTCCCTGGCAGGAACCGCCGCCATCGTCGGCGAGTACCTGGCCGAGGGCTTCTACCCTGATGGTACCGACCAGAACGCCAGCAACTCGGCCGACAAGGTCGCCGCTGTCAGCTCCGCCCTGACCAAGGCCATCCTCATCGCCGGCGCCCAGCCTCTGCCTGCGGGCTCCCGCGGTATCGCCGATGGCCGTTTCAACAACGTCTGGGGCTACGGCATGGTGCAGCTGCAAAACTCCCTGCCCCTGGCCGACGACCCCGACACCCCGGCCGGCATGATCCTCCACGACCTGCCGGGCGACATCGACAAGAACCCCGGTGACGACGGCGTGAGCCACCTGTCGCTGCCCGCCACCATCGGTACCACCCCCGGCGGCACCGGCGCGGCCGAGTTCGAGGTCCTGGCGACCGACGAAGACCTGGCCGTCGTTCTCGTCTGGCACGATCCGCCCACGGCGGACGGCACCGTCGACAACAACCTCGACCTCGAAGTTCGCTACTGCGGCGCCGACGGCACCTGCGGCAACGCCGACGACACGGTCTACACGGGCAACGCCTTCTCGGAGTTCCCGGACCGCGATCCCTCGACTTTCAACGACCTCGACAGTGACGGCAGCGCGGATGGCTACAACTACTCCATCCCCGAGCACATGGTCACTGATGCCGGCTTCTCCTACGCCGACTGGAAGGATCCCGAGAACAACACCGAGGCGGTTTATGTGCCCGGTGAGTTCAGCGATTACCCGAAGACCCCCGGCGGCAATCCTTACCTGCCCCTGCTGCAGGCCGGGACCTGGTCCGTCGAGGTCATCCGCGTCGACGGCACCACCAACAACCTGCCCTTCAGCATCGCCATCGTCGGCCCCGTGGCCGCCGGCTCCTCGGTGCGCTTCGACACCAACCCGGTGTCCTGCAACGCCGACGAGAACGTGATCGTCACGGAAGTCGACGACGCCGCCGATCCGTCCTGCCCCGACAGCGCCACCTGTACTCCGAGCGTCGTCAGCAGCCGGACCACGGTTCGCGTCTACGACGAGACCGACACCCTGGTGGATACCGAGACCAACCTCACCTTCGAGCAGCCCGACGCCAACGTCTTCAAGTACCAGACGGCGAGCCCGCTGCCCCTGTCGATCCACGGCACGGCCACGGACAACGACGGCATTCTCACCGTCAATCACGACTACCGTCTCGAAGTCACCTACAACGACGATTCCGGCGGCCTGACCGAGCGCGTCTCCAATGCCCGGGTCGACTGCCAGCCGGACATGGACGTCAGCCTCGTCCGCCAGATTGGACCGGACTATCCGTTCCTGCTCATCGGCGGTTGCGACGACGACAACTACCTCGACCAGAACGAGTCCTTCTCGCTCTCGGTCAGCTTCTTCAACCTGGATCTGGTCGACCTGATCGACGCCACCGTCAGCCTGGACGTCTGTCAGCACCGGGCCAACCCGACTCCTGACAACTGCGTGCCGGTGACCTACGTCACGGTTTACGACACCCAGCAGAAGCTCGGCCTGCTGCCGGCTCAAACCCAGCAGCTCTCGCGTTTCAACTTCGCGGTGACCGGAACGCCTCCCGGGCGTGACATGGTCGACCTCGATGTCTGCCTGGCAGGCGAAAAGACCGGCCAGCAGGTCGCGGACTGCACCACCTTCACCGTCCTGGCCCAGGCCGACGACGATGAGCACTTCTACATCACCGACTGTCCGACGGGCTGCGCCAACGTCCGTTACGACCTCAACAACGACGAGAAGTGGGAATCTTCGATCGCCCGCAACCCCTTCGACCCCCTCGACTTCATTCGCCGGGGCCGGAGCGAGATCGTCGACTTCGAGAACATGGTTGCCGCCGGCGACGAAGACAACAACGGAACGCCGGACTGCGAGGAGAACGGTAACTCCTACACTTGCGGCAACCCCGGCTTCTCGGGCCCCTGGACCTTCGACGTGGACGACGAAGGTTTCCGTACCGGCGTCAACTCCCAGTCCAAGGCGACCGGCGGCCTGCTGATCTCCAACTGGGGTGAGGACGAGAACTTCGACGGTGTCTTCGACGCTGCCGAGGACAAGAACGGCAACTTCGTTCTCGACCAGAACTGGAGCACCACCGGCGGTTGCGGCTGGATGGCCAACGACGACGGCGGCAGCGGCCCCGGTGGCATCTGGCATACCGGTCACATCGGAAGCTGGAATTCTTCCCACGACACCGGAACCGCCTGCCGCGGCCAGACCGAGGAAAACGCTACCAACTGCGAAGAGTACGACGCCCAAGCGGGCACCGAGGGGAACGAACTCTGGTTCGAACTCCTTCGGACGCCCGAAATCCACCCTGTGCATTTCGGCTCCCACCCCGATGGCTTCGACTGGCGCACCCAGATCACGGACTGGTCCTGGGTCGCTCAGTGGGACCAGGCGGACGACACGCTCTGGACCTGGGAGTTCGATCTCGACGTCGCCGGTAACGAAGTCCTCCTCGGTGACACCCAGATCCACGGAGGCATCTTCGGCAACGCCACCGGCGCCATCAACGGCGGCCAGCTCAACATCTTCGATGGAGCCCACCTCTTCGGTCCCACCGACGACGATCCGGCCTCCAGCAACTACGGTAACCAGGCCTTCACCTCCAAGGGTGGAAACCGCGACGGTCGCCGTGGCTGCTACTTCAACGACCTCGACACGATCATCGTCGACGACAACGGCACGGCCGATCCCGCCGACGACTTCACCGCGGCGGAATACGACGAGGCCCTGCCCCGTCCCACCGACGACGACTGCGACAACGACTTCGACCTCGGCCCGGACGGCTGTCCCGGCGAGTGCGGTGTCGACGACGACGGCAACGGCCTGATCGACGATCTGGGCGACAGCTGTCCCTGCACCACCTGTGACGGAGGCCCGCGTGCCGGCGCTTCCTGCTTCTCCCACTCCGCCTGCAACCCCTCCGGCGGACTGGTCTACCGCTGCACCCCCCACACCGACGCCAACGGCGTCCCGCTCAAGCCGATCAACGCCGGCGCGGGATGGGACGACACCTGCGGTGACGGCCAGACGGACGAGGGCGTGTTTGCAGCCTTCTCCACCGACGCCGCCAGCGACGGCACCTTCAAGTACCACAGTGAACGCCCGATGGGACCCGAACTGGTCAACGGCATCGCCCGCGGTGGACGCGGCGCCGGCAAGTTCGAGTTCAACACCCTCGAGGACTTCTACTTCCCTGTCGGCGACACCTGGCAGGCCGAAGTCGGTTTCGCAGTCTTCGAGGCCAGCGGTGATCCGGCCGTCGCCTCTTACGGACTGGGCATCGACAACATGGTCGTCGAGTGGAAGGAAGTCCACCCCATCGACCAGGCCCAGGACAACTGCTCCACCGCTTCTCCGTACAACTTCGAAGGCCGCTGCGCTGTCGTCGCCCTGGGCGAGACGGCCAACACCTTCGACGGTGACGGCGAAGTCTCTGTCAGCGTCACCGATCCGGTGCCGGACGGCAACCTGATCGATTGTGACGGCGACGGCGAGCTCGAGGTCGAGATCAACGTCTTCTCCGAGGCCGAGCGCACCGGAGAGACCCTCTGTCTCGATCGTCTCGAGCCGGGTGCGGACCACTTCGTCGGTACCATCAAGACCACCACGGCCACCGCCAACGCCGGTGATGGCCTGCTCTATCTCGCCTTCAACGGCCTCGACACCCCGTCGATCACCGCTCGTTACGTCGATCAGAACGACGGCGTCCACGACGCCAACGGCGCCAACCGCTACGGCCCTGACGGCCAGCCCGGAATCGCCGGTTTCGACGACGACGGCGACGGCATCGTCGACAACGCCTCGGAGCACTGTCCGACCACTTCGTCCCTCGCTCCGGGCCGTACTCCCCACGAGTCGGGCCAGCCGCCTCGCTTCTCCGATGACGACTGCGGTTGCCTCGACAATCCGATCACCGACAGCACCTTCGCCAGCTTCGATATCGCCGACGTGATCATCGGCCAGATCGAAGTGACCGACGATGGTGACGGTGACGGCTTCGCCGATCCCGGCGAGATCGTCACGATCAACGTCCAGGTTCGTAACCTCGCCGACTTCGCGCTCGAGGACGTCAAGCTGCGCCTCGGTACGGAGAGCGACAAGGTCGAGTGCCTGACCGACGACCTGATCGAAATCGATCGCCTCGAAGCCCGCGGCACCACCGGTTCCGACGTCTTCAGCGGGGATATCGGCGACGCCTTCACCTTCAAGGCTGCCGCCGTCACCCGGCCTGCGGGCGACACCGGCACCGATTTCGCCTCTACCTTCACCGTCAC is a window encoding:
- a CDS encoding ABC transporter permease: MSAERRRGAALALGLSLLALLGTVSLGSVLLSIDPLTIRTDRILSPPSLDHPLGTDQLGRDLLSRLLAGGRPSFLAGLVATAMALTLGVGLGTLASRAPIWLDTLLSRGTDLVYAFPALIGAMVLIGLPESHPFMALPQGMRVGLVVGLFSWPMIYRFVRLEVRRQLGSDRHVAALAAGAGPLRALGLHLLPQALAPALVPASFIAGSTILVEAALGFLGLGVRPPEPSWGNLLRDGMAHVDSAWWMVLFPGLAVFLAVLAFQLIGEGLARPRAEGIR
- the larE gene encoding ATP-dependent sacrificial sulfur transferase LarE is translated as MNKPEPDRRGIDAKLELLRAWIRDHRPLVVAYSGGVDSALLTRVAVDEVGDDVVAALAVGPSLPRRERVIAERMARAMGVRLEILETREFEDERYLSNAGDRCYWCRSALVEALRPYASRRGAHLAYGAVPEDLGDDRPGMRAAEEGGVSAPLIEVGLTKKEVRELARRYQLEVWDKPASACLSSRVEVGERVTPGRLARIEAAEDGLLAMGFRQVRVRDHGTLARIEVGRDELERLLAPETRQRVAALVRQAGFEKVAVDLEGYRPAGSAGRLPALGE
- a CDS encoding S26 family signal peptidase; its protein translation is MAAVPDPAKVARQVILALALAAAGAGGLSAAFAPRMVTIQGRSMLPTLHPGDRALALGPPGITRFISAGDLVLAEVPGRRPGHRDLVIKRVERVLSTPQGRFFRLAGDNRARSRDSRRFGALPAAALRGLVIWRWAHSPRAGSRPAEPAGR